One window of the Natronomonas marina genome contains the following:
- a CDS encoding ABC transporter ATP-binding protein → MIDVRDLRKEYGGFVAVDGVSFGADSGEVFGIVGPNGAGKTTTLKTLAGLVEPTDGTVEVDGAPADARETRRRLGFLPEESPLYEEMTALSYLRFFADLYDVPRDVADERIHEALDRLELDHRERPIGDMSKGMTRKVAIVRSLVNDPDVVVYDEPASGLDPLTTNYIVEFTRELAEEGRTVVFSAHNLYHVEEVCDRVAIMNEGRVVAKGALEDLRGEYGSTEYHVYTTVEVPESVAENGRYRRVVEGMDAVREIEAAAAERGGEIADIRTVEPSLERLFLDLAETGERAGRTEA, encoded by the coding sequence GTGATAGACGTACGTGACCTCCGGAAGGAGTACGGGGGGTTCGTGGCCGTCGACGGCGTCTCCTTCGGCGCCGACTCGGGGGAGGTGTTCGGCATCGTCGGCCCGAACGGCGCCGGCAAGACGACGACGCTGAAGACGCTCGCCGGCCTCGTCGAACCCACTGACGGCACCGTCGAGGTCGATGGCGCGCCCGCCGACGCCCGCGAGACCCGCCGTCGTCTCGGCTTCCTCCCGGAGGAGTCGCCGCTGTACGAGGAGATGACCGCGCTTTCGTACCTCCGGTTTTTCGCCGACCTCTACGACGTCCCCCGCGACGTGGCGGACGAGCGCATCCACGAGGCGCTGGACCGACTTGAACTCGACCACCGCGAGCGCCCCATCGGGGACATGTCCAAGGGGATGACCCGGAAGGTAGCCATCGTCCGCTCGCTGGTCAACGACCCCGACGTGGTCGTCTACGACGAACCCGCCTCGGGACTCGACCCTCTGACCACTAACTACATCGTCGAGTTCACGCGGGAACTCGCCGAGGAGGGCCGGACGGTCGTCTTCTCGGCGCACAACCTCTACCATGTCGAGGAGGTCTGTGACCGCGTCGCCATCATGAACGAGGGCCGCGTCGTCGCCAAGGGTGCCCTCGAGGACCTCCGTGGCGAGTACGGTAGCACCGAGTACCACGTCTACACCACCGTCGAGGTGCCGGAGTCCGTTGCGGAGAACGGCCGCTACCGGCGCGTCGTCGAGGGGATGGACGCGGTGCGGGAAATCGAGGCGGCGGCGGCCGAACGGGGCGGCGAGATAGCCGACATCCGGACCGTCGAACCGAGTCTCGAACGGCTCTTCTTGGACCTCGCCGAGACCGGCGAGCGGGCCGGACGGACGGAGGCCTGA
- a CDS encoding SRPBCC family protein, with the protein MELRRTSAGRRWVVGADIAAPADRVWELLVDTERWPEWGPTVAAVESPTRRIEAGTTGHVRIRGIGARVPFEIRCFDAEAMRWRWDVAGVPATGHRVAASGDGCRVEFEIPFAAAGYAPVCRRACRKIKRLAEN; encoded by the coding sequence ATGGAACTCCGACGGACGAGCGCTGGCCGACGCTGGGTCGTCGGCGCCGACATCGCGGCGCCCGCCGACCGGGTCTGGGAACTGCTGGTCGACACCGAGCGGTGGCCGGAGTGGGGACCGACGGTGGCGGCCGTCGAGTCACCGACCCGGCGCATCGAGGCGGGGACGACCGGCCACGTTCGCATCCGGGGCATCGGAGCCAGGGTACCCTTCGAGATACGGTGCTTCGACGCCGAGGCGATGCGGTGGCGCTGGGACGTCGCCGGCGTGCCGGCGACCGGCCACCGCGTCGCGGCGTCGGGCGACGGCTGCCGCGTCGAGTTCGAGATACCGTTCGCGGCCGCCGGCTACGCGCCGGTCTGCCGGCGGGCCTGCCGGAAAATAAAGCGACTGGCCGAGAACTGA
- a CDS encoding transcriptional regulator, whose translation MTHTCRNCKRTFSSKLQYELHRDTCSAEALICERCGEQFSERRATKDGWHYACPSEDCEGSGLEEDLHPVRDFSVASRAE comes from the coding sequence ATGACTCACACCTGCCGGAACTGCAAGCGGACGTTCTCGAGCAAACTCCAGTACGAACTCCACCGGGACACCTGCTCGGCGGAGGCGCTCATCTGCGAGCGCTGCGGCGAGCAGTTCTCGGAGCGACGGGCGACGAAGGACGGCTGGCACTACGCCTGCCCCAGCGAGGACTGCGAGGGGTCCGGTCTCGAGGAGGATCTCCACCCGGTACGGGACTTCAGCGTCGCCTCCCGCGCCGAATAG
- a CDS encoding DoxX family protein has translation MFETAGADVAFLLARVVFGGVLAFMGLNHFQNGDEMAEYAAFKGIPAPTASVLFSGGLLVFGGLSILAGVLPTVGAGALAVFLLVSAVTMHDFWNAEGEDAQTEMTQFLKNVSLSAGALVFLALAGASWPLAANVGL, from the coding sequence ATGTTCGAGACCGCCGGCGCCGACGTCGCCTTCCTGCTCGCGCGGGTCGTCTTCGGGGGCGTGCTCGCCTTCATGGGGCTGAACCACTTCCAGAACGGCGACGAGATGGCGGAGTACGCGGCGTTCAAGGGTATTCCGGCGCCGACCGCGTCGGTACTGTTCTCCGGCGGACTGCTGGTGTTCGGCGGACTCTCGATACTCGCCGGCGTCCTGCCGACGGTCGGGGCCGGGGCACTCGCCGTCTTCCTCCTCGTCTCCGCGGTGACGATGCACGACTTCTGGAACGCGGAAGGCGAGGACGCCCAGACCGAGATGACGCAGTTCCTCAAGAACGTGAGCCTCTCGGCCGGTGCGCTGGTGTTCCTGGCGCTCGCGGGCGCGTCGTGGCCGCTCGCGGCGAACGTCGGTCTCTGA
- a CDS encoding winged helix-turn-helix transcriptional regulator encodes MAQAPQEPESVCPVVESIEQLGSKWRLLVLHALQDGERRFNELKRETDANARTLSRVLDDLEGTGFVERRLEEDAPVATYYSLTPKGRSLCPVFDEIEAWADEWLET; translated from the coding sequence ATGGCACAGGCGCCCCAGGAGCCGGAGTCGGTCTGTCCCGTCGTCGAGTCCATCGAACAGCTCGGGTCGAAGTGGCGACTGCTGGTGCTGCACGCCCTGCAGGACGGCGAACGGCGGTTCAACGAACTGAAACGGGAGACGGACGCCAACGCACGGACGCTGTCCCGCGTGCTCGACGACCTGGAGGGGACGGGCTTCGTCGAACGCCGCCTCGAGGAGGACGCCCCCGTCGCGACGTACTACTCGCTGACTCCGAAGGGGCGGTCGCTGTGTCCGGTCTTCGACGAGATCGAAGCGTGGGCCGACGAGTGGCTCGAGACCTAA
- a CDS encoding tyrosine--tRNA ligase produces the protein MDAAERTDLVTRYTEEVVTEAEIEALFEERESPSAYIGYAPTGEMHIGHFTTIRKLADFIEAGLDVTVLVADLHAHLDDAKSPFELLDARSAYYQAAIEAMIEAAGADPDGVEFVRGTDYQLEEPYTLELYRMLAETTLSRAQRAGSEVVRQSENPKLGGLVYTLMQSLDVAALEADIAYGGIDQRGIYMLAREQLPEQGYDKPACVFAPLLSGLTGGKMSASEAGSKINLTDDDEAVAEKIESAYCPAGDVEDNGVLEYLRFLVFPVLAERGEEFLVERPEEYGGDLVYADYEALESDFVSGELHPADLKPAAAEAIAEVIEPVRERLLEAPELLADAYPEKYA, from the coding sequence ATGGACGCGGCCGAGCGGACCGACCTGGTCACGCGGTACACCGAGGAGGTCGTCACCGAAGCCGAGATCGAGGCGCTGTTCGAGGAGCGGGAGTCGCCGAGCGCCTACATCGGCTACGCCCCGACCGGCGAGATGCACATCGGGCACTTCACGACGATCCGGAAGCTCGCGGACTTCATCGAGGCCGGCCTCGACGTGACGGTGCTGGTCGCCGACCTGCACGCCCACCTCGACGACGCGAAGAGCCCCTTCGAACTGCTGGACGCCCGCTCGGCGTACTACCAGGCCGCAATCGAGGCGATGATCGAGGCCGCCGGCGCCGACCCCGATGGCGTCGAGTTCGTCCGGGGGACGGACTACCAGCTCGAAGAGCCCTACACCCTGGAGCTGTACCGGATGCTCGCGGAGACGACGCTCTCGCGCGCCCAGCGGGCGGGCAGCGAGGTGGTCCGCCAGTCGGAGAACCCGAAACTGGGCGGACTCGTCTACACGCTGATGCAGTCGCTGGACGTGGCGGCGCTGGAGGCCGACATCGCCTACGGCGGCATCGACCAGCGTGGCATCTACATGCTGGCCCGCGAGCAGTTGCCCGAGCAGGGGTACGACAAGCCCGCCTGCGTCTTCGCGCCGCTGCTGTCGGGGCTGACCGGCGGCAAGATGTCCGCCTCGGAGGCGGGCTCGAAGATCAACCTCACCGACGACGACGAGGCGGTCGCCGAGAAGATAGAGAGCGCCTACTGTCCCGCCGGCGACGTCGAGGACAACGGTGTCCTCGAGTACCTCCGCTTTCTCGTGTTCCCGGTGTTGGCCGAGCGCGGCGAGGAGTTCCTCGTCGAGCGACCCGAGGAGTACGGCGGGGACCTCGTCTACGCCGACTACGAGGCCCTCGAGTCCGACTTCGTCTCCGGCGAACTCCACCCGGCCGACCTCAAGCCGGCGGCCGCCGAGGCAATCGCCGAGGTCATCGAACCGGTTCGAGAACGGTTGCTCGAGGCGCCGGAACTGCTGGCGGACGCCTACCCCGAGAAGTACGCCTGA
- a CDS encoding PKD domain-containing protein: MASLLAGTLGVAAADSGPLADAGLDQEVTVDTTVQLDGTGSSHPDGTIDSYEWSIETPNGGQITPDCADCARTHFTPDDPGRYDVTLTVTDGEGRSDSDTLYVYVEGAGPSVELDGPTDPPADEPTPYEATAETTNAELEEITWRVDDATVAEGSLSGAADTDERPLTFSDPGTHRIEVVVRDSSGRTARDTLLVEPQAFDSDDDSDTGGSVDAGSDSQDGFETGNSECDLAGGPATAGYTCVGDPTDGDTGSVTSGYNSACDDNDCASGPGSGNDDKGDDPEEGDGDNGANDSGNDFPDEGGENGSSDGGGGSGFSSDGSGYRGNDSGYIQP, translated from the coding sequence GTGGCCTCGCTTCTGGCGGGAACCCTCGGCGTCGCCGCCGCCGACTCCGGTCCGCTGGCCGACGCCGGCCTCGACCAGGAGGTCACCGTCGACACGACCGTCCAACTGGACGGCACCGGTTCCTCGCACCCCGACGGCACCATCGACAGCTACGAGTGGTCGATAGAGACGCCCAACGGCGGCCAGATCACGCCGGACTGTGCCGATTGCGCCCGGACCCACTTCACGCCCGACGACCCCGGTCGCTACGACGTGACGCTGACCGTCACCGACGGCGAGGGCCGCTCCGACAGCGACACCCTCTACGTCTACGTCGAGGGTGCCGGCCCGTCCGTCGAACTGGACGGCCCGACCGATCCGCCGGCCGACGAGCCGACTCCCTACGAAGCCACGGCGGAGACCACCAACGCCGAACTGGAGGAGATCACCTGGCGCGTCGACGACGCAACCGTCGCCGAGGGATCGCTTTCGGGGGCTGCCGACACCGACGAACGTCCGCTGACCTTCTCCGATCCCGGTACCCACCGCATCGAGGTCGTCGTTCGGGACTCGTCGGGCCGCACCGCCCGCGACACGCTCCTCGTCGAACCACAGGCGTTCGATTCCGACGACGACTCCGACACGGGCGGTTCGGTCGACGCCGGGTCCGACTCCCAGGACGGTTTCGAGACGGGTAACTCCGAATGTGACCTCGCGGGGGGACCCGCCACCGCCGGCTACACCTGCGTCGGGGACCCGACGGACGGTGACACCGGCTCCGTGACGAGCGGGTACAACAGCGCCTGTGACGACAACGACTGCGCCAGCGGCCCCGGCAGCGGCAACGACGATAAAGGCGATGACCCAGAAGAAGGCGATGGCGACAATGGCGCCAACGATAGCGGGAACGATTTCCCCGACGAAGGTGGAGAAAACGGGTCCAGTGATGGAGGAGGTGGGTCTGGGTTTTCCAGTGATGGTTCGGGGTATAGGGGGAACGATTCAGGGTATATCCAACCGTAG
- the moaA gene encoding GTP 3',8-cyclase MoaA, with the protein MLEDGFGREVTGVRVSLTDRCNFDCVYCHNEGLGDTRGPMEPADDEMDTDDVVRFLEVAAEFDVDAVKFTGGEPMLRQDLEEIVRRTPDSMETSLTTNGTFLPDRADGLVDAGLERVNVSQDALSPETFKQVTKSSAYDDVMAGVDAALEAGLDPVKLNMVVFEQTAGYVPEMVDHVADNEGLQLQLIEYMPELAGRPDWAVDIDRVHGWLEERADRVEHREMHDRRRYWVGPDDSAETETGMVEIVDPVENPTFCANCHRVRVTHEGYLKGCLNRNDDLKSMGEMTKPEIREAFRETVENRVPYYGEYMIRDDDGEWVFNDDYIEA; encoded by the coding sequence ATGCTCGAGGACGGGTTCGGGAGGGAGGTCACGGGCGTCCGGGTCTCGCTCACCGACCGGTGTAACTTCGACTGCGTCTACTGCCACAACGAGGGGCTGGGCGACACCCGCGGCCCGATGGAACCCGCCGACGACGAGATGGACACCGACGATGTCGTCCGCTTTCTCGAGGTAGCCGCCGAGTTCGATGTCGACGCCGTGAAGTTCACCGGCGGCGAGCCAATGCTCCGGCAGGACCTCGAGGAGATCGTCCGCCGGACGCCCGATTCGATGGAGACCTCGCTCACCACCAACGGGACCTTCCTCCCCGACCGCGCCGACGGGCTCGTCGACGCCGGCCTCGAACGCGTCAACGTCTCCCAGGACGCCCTCTCGCCCGAGACGTTCAAACAGGTCACCAAGAGTAGCGCCTACGACGACGTGATGGCCGGGGTCGACGCCGCGCTGGAGGCCGGTCTCGACCCGGTCAAGCTCAACATGGTCGTCTTCGAGCAGACCGCGGGGTACGTCCCCGAGATGGTCGACCACGTCGCCGACAACGAGGGCCTGCAGCTCCAGCTCATCGAGTACATGCCCGAACTCGCCGGCCGGCCCGACTGGGCGGTCGACATCGACCGGGTCCACGGCTGGCTCGAAGAACGGGCCGACCGCGTCGAGCACCGCGAGATGCACGACCGCCGCCGCTACTGGGTCGGTCCCGACGACTCGGCCGAGACGGAGACGGGCATGGTCGAGATCGTCGATCCCGTCGAGAACCCCACCTTCTGTGCCAACTGCCACCGCGTGCGCGTCACCCACGAGGGCTACCTGAAGGGCTGTCTCAACCGCAACGACGACCTCAAGAGCATGGGCGAGATGACGAAACCCGAGATCCGGGAGGCGTTCCGCGAAACCGTCGAGAACCGCGTGCCCTACTACGGCGAGTACATGATCCGCGACGACGACGGCGAGTGGGTCTTCAACGACGATTACATCGAGGCCTGA
- a CDS encoding Mrp/NBP35 family ATP-binding protein, with translation MDENAILDRLSAVKDPDLGDDIVSLGLVNDVTVDDGTVAIDLALGAPYSPTETAMAGAVREELADLDRELELSASVDAGPSADESVLPGVENIIAVASGKGGVGKSTVAVNLAAGLSEMGASVGLFDADIYGPNVPRMIEADERPKATHEETIIPPERYGMELMSMDFLVGEDDPVIWRGPMVHKVLTQLWEDVEWGRLDYMVVDLPPGTGDTQLTLLQSVPVSGAVIVTTPQEVAIDDARKGLRMFGKHDTPVLGIVENMSGFVCPDCGGEHDIFGSGGGREFADDNDMPFLGEVPLDTSVREGGDSGAPIVLETDSEAGAAFREFADETANMQGIVRRRQASERR, from the coding sequence ATGGACGAAAACGCGATACTCGACCGACTCTCGGCGGTCAAGGACCCCGACCTCGGGGACGACATCGTCTCGCTGGGGCTGGTCAACGACGTGACCGTCGACGACGGTACCGTGGCAATCGACCTCGCACTGGGGGCGCCGTACTCGCCGACGGAGACGGCGATGGCCGGGGCGGTCCGGGAGGAACTGGCCGACCTGGACCGCGAACTCGAGCTGTCGGCGAGCGTCGACGCCGGGCCGTCCGCCGACGAGTCGGTGCTGCCGGGCGTCGAGAACATCATCGCCGTCGCCTCGGGAAAGGGTGGGGTCGGGAAGTCGACGGTGGCGGTGAACCTCGCCGCGGGGCTGTCGGAGATGGGTGCCAGCGTTGGCCTGTTCGACGCCGACATCTACGGGCCGAACGTCCCGCGGATGATCGAGGCCGACGAGCGACCGAAGGCGACCCACGAGGAGACCATCATCCCGCCGGAACGGTACGGGATGGAGCTGATGAGCATGGACTTCCTCGTCGGCGAGGACGACCCCGTCATCTGGCGGGGGCCGATGGTCCACAAGGTACTGACCCAGCTGTGGGAGGACGTCGAGTGGGGGCGCCTCGACTACATGGTCGTCGACCTGCCACCGGGAACGGGCGACACGCAGTTGACGCTGTTGCAGTCCGTCCCGGTGTCGGGGGCCGTCATCGTGACCACGCCGCAGGAGGTCGCCATCGACGACGCCCGGAAGGGCCTGCGGATGTTCGGGAAGCACGACACGCCGGTGCTGGGCATCGTCGAGAACATGTCGGGCTTCGTCTGTCCGGACTGCGGTGGGGAACACGACATCTTCGGCAGCGGCGGCGGCCGCGAGTTCGCCGACGACAACGACATGCCGTTCCTCGGCGAGGTTCCGCTTGACACGTCCGTTCGGGAGGGCGGCGACTCCGGGGCGCCCATCGTCCTCGAGACGGACAGCGAGGCGGGCGCGGCCTTCCGGGAGTTCGCCGACGAGACGGCGAACATGCAGGGCATCGTCCGTCGGCGGCAGGCCAGCGAGCGCAGGTGA